Genomic DNA from Schistocerca gregaria isolate iqSchGreg1 chromosome 4, iqSchGreg1.2, whole genome shotgun sequence:
TCCTCTCAAACTGGAACATATTAGATCAAAATACTCTAAAAGGAAGGCATGGATAACAACTGACACaagaatttcctacaaaaaaagagATATGTTGAAGTACTTAAAAAATAACAATCACTCACTCTCTCAAGAGAGAAAGATTAAGTAATATGTTAAAATCCTTAAGAAAGTTAtagcacaagcaaagaaaattgctAATGGCTACTATGCGCCAACATCCTCAAGCAAAGTAGAGGCATTGTGCACTATCAGATAAAATGACACAAATCAATTACCTTCTGAGTGTTAAAGCACAACAGAAATCCACAACAGAGCTTCCAGAAGGTACTAACAGGTATATGGAACcataccgactccagtgccgtggctagATGCACTAGGTTTCATAGTCAAGGGTCCATGGCCTGAACAGCCTGTTCAAATCCAGGGAGTCTGGTGGcaagggagtatggtaaactcatcccagTGCTCTTCAAATCATGCACCTACACTGGAAGCTATGGGacatattgcattgtcctgctagtatgTGCCATTGTgctgaagaaaaacaaaccattcagccttttacattggcatgactaccacgtTGTCAGTTGGGATGaacgggcataggcagagggtgtattccGACAACAAccgatatcctgttgcagagcatgctctacaacatgacagtcggtGCCTGTTTTACCGCACCCGCTATCTGGAtttttcccccagacaccagttcctcagaactccacaggtgaggACTAGCGTTAGAACATGTCCTTTGttttcaccacccacctggccttaatttatgttaattttttgtgtCACATCGTTTCTTCGCAGTAATTACTCCTTTCTTCacaccattttagttttctacatctttcattttctgacctgtctatttttcgctGTCCCCCTCCcaactctgttacatacaatgcacttagcttttcattcttattaactcatgcacgacAATTTAGCAGTAatatctgtcttgcatattaccctgtcttccacttttaagctctctggttttcaaatctcgtctgatgCAGTCCCAACAATCAGTTTTCCTTCCGATTCAGTCCAGTAAGtctccctgacctggggttctgggtgattttTACAAACTTTACCCCTTTTCCTAAAGCTCTCCAGCTCCTTCCCTTCATCCCTCTTCTTTCCCCTTGaacccttctgctggaagaaggaaccactggctccaaaagcttgcataagtaaaacctCTTTTAATATCTGtccttctgctgccacttggtgagcagatttttttttcaatccaATTACATTAAACTATTTTTGTAAGGATGGACATTGTTCCCAGTGACAGATATGAAATGCcataaaaacattccccagaccataatgacaACCCTCCAGCCTGGACCCTACCCAACAAGTTTGCAAGGTGTTTGCAAATGAAGCATAAAATGTTATTCATATGAAAAGGCTAACAATTGCAATACTTGAACGTCCAGTTGCACTACTGGTATGCAAGTTCCAGCCTTTTTTGATAATGAACAACAGTCAACGTGGCTGCATAAACAGATGCCTGCTGCAGAGTCCCATGCACATCAATGTTCTCTACAcagtcttagaggagacactgctggtatctccttggttcacctgggtggtCAGTTTCTCAACAACTGTACATCTATTCACCTGTATACACCTCCATGACTGTCATTTACCTCTCACATCTATGATCTGCAGTGCACCACAGCTGCCTGGGCACCAGTTATAAATATCACCATTCTgttatgcacagtatactttaaccatggaggCGTGCAAACAGTTTTCAAACTTAgcaatttcagaaatgcttccaccctcagCCTGGAagctcatgcccttttggacatcagatacatTGTTTCATTTCCATATTACTATGACTGCACTGACCACACCCTCAACATGCATTACATGCCTTCCATTACTTGTGCTACCACCTGCTGCCTGTGACTGGTTATTGCATATTAAAATTGAACATAGGCAGtcatcacattaatgcgactggagtgTGTATTAAGCTGAAAAAGCCTTAAAGATAAATCATCATTTGGAATTGGTGACATCCCATATTTAACTGTAAAGAACCACATAAATAAAATATCTTTGATCTCAGATATATTTCCTAATTGCATGGAAGTCGCAAAATTTGTCCCACTTTTTAAGAGAGGTCGAAAATGTGAGACTTACAAGCTGAGATCATTGTTAACTTTGTTTGGTAAGCTTCTTGAAAGATTAATtcattcaaaattaattaattttctggaAAGGAACTAAATCCTCTCTGTTCCTCAGCAAGGCTTCAGGAAGAATACAGCTATGACTGTTTATCGTTCGACTGGTGCTTGAACACTACTGTCAAGTGTGAAGTTCACGgagttatttgatttttgaatgcaaaAAGCATTAAACTGGTTGAAATTCATTGTCACATGACAGAAAAATGTAGTCAGTCATgcacggatgtcaaaaatgttccaagtggtgtagagagtttaaaGCCAGTTGCACTGAAATTCACAACAGAGAGGAACTGTAAGCAATCGGTTTCCTACAGGCCAGTCATGAAGGTTATGGAAATCATGCATAATGATCAGAGTATTACTCTGGATATTCTCTGCATTTTCCCTAAGTAATAAAAAAttctaaaggaaaagttgcaatttcAGAGGCTGTGTGCAAGATGGGTACTGTGTATGCTGACAGAAGGCCACAAAAAGCAATGAGCTGATTCTTCCCATGAATTTCTTAACCACTATACAGATGAAAAGGACCACTCCTGGGACTCTGCTGTCATGGGTGACAAAAGCTAAGCCGGGTATTTAACTTTACACCTCAGACAAAACATTCATGTGAGCGGCAGCATCCCTCTTCTTCCAAGAAATGAAAATTCAAACGAACACAGTCTGCCGTAAAGTCATGGCAGCTGCGTTTTGGGGCCAGAAGGGCACACTGTTTTTGCATGCTGGGATGAGAGTAAATGCCGAGAGGTACTGTAAAATAATGGAAGAACTCAGAAGGAACATTAAGAAAACTCAGAAGGGTGGTTCAGTACTGGAGAAGGGGAACGTTGAGCAATTGTGTATACACTCTCCACAAAGGCAGTCCATGCATTGCCCATTGAATCATTCATCTCCTGCAGGTTTTGATTGGCATGTCATCACCCATCCACCTGACAATCTAGACTTGGCACTGAGTGACTACCACCTGTTTCCTAAGTTGAAGGAACATTTATATGGAGGGCATTCCCCTCCAATGATGAGGTGAAAGGTGAGGTTAACACTTCCTGAAAGACATGGTGGCAAGCTGGTGTGACATGGACATCGTAAAACTGCCACAGCATATGCCAAGAGGCATTGGTATTCTTCAATATTTAAAATTATGATTTAGGAAAATGTTATTTATATATCTAAAAATATAAGAAACCTCACTTTCGGGTTTGCCCTCGCAAATCTGACATTCTCCTAACTCAGAAGAGAGCTGTGAGAGCAATAAACAGTCCAAAGCCAGCTATGACATCTCTCCTGAAAATAACTCATTTTACCTCTTGGTAATTCCTACATTTTAGAAATATGTATTCGGAAAAAATAATATTGAGAAATTCAGTAAAAATGTGAATGTCCATGATCATGCTACAAGACAGACAATAAAACTCAATGTTCGAATAATTCTTATCTCTGCCTTTAAAAATTCAGCATTAACCAAataatgtaaaatccaggatggaataatggcagtattatagaaaggatagattgctattcacgatatagaAATGTTGAGCCACAGACACAAGAGAAAGAATTGCTATACTTATGAGCTTTCTGCCAAAAGGCCCTTTCCCAAACATAGAAAACACACATTTTCACATAAGCACTGAGACCTTAGTGGCCAGAGATGGTAGCTATTTGTGTGTCagttgtgcttatgtgaatgtgtgtgtattttttctatattagaagaaggccttttggcaaaAGCTcacatgtatagcagtctttttattgtgtccacatgcgACATAACatatcctctatatggtgagtacccATCTgtccttttcacactactgtcaccATTTAACTAAGGCATTCAACTTTACTACAGTCTGCTATCAACTATAAAAAACATGAAGTTTCTGTCTTCATTTGATAGAAATGTAAAACCCTTCTGGCTTGATTATTGCATTTACAATGCATCCAAATTTTTGGGCCATACTCGTGTGAAGAAATATACCATCTGCAACTATAGGAAGTATATGCTTTGAGAGAGGGGGAtagagacagagggagggagggaaagaaacagagagagagagagagagagagagagagagagagagaaagagagagagagagaggcgggagtgggtggtgggaggggggagagggagggggagggagggaggcaggagtGAGTCGCGGCAGGGGGGGAAAATGAAACTGTAATAACACGTAAGCTGTGACTATGCCAACCATGCATTTGCTTTGTATATATGTGAATAGGATGTGAAACTAAAATAACACTTTCAGGAATAAAACCTATGTAAAATCAGGTTTCGTAAATTCTCGACACATCACCTCACATCATTAATGATCACATCATACTATAAGTTGTCCAATATCATGATGTATGTGTTGTGCATCACCATGTGCATGTGTTGTACAACACTAATTCacaggagaaataaataaatatagataaACACTATTAGTGGAATTATAATTGTATGGAGTAAAACTCTAACTTTAATCTTATAACCTTTATCATATTTCTTATGTATTGCATGTATTGCATCAGTAATTAATACACTGTTATAATTCATCTAAGCAATGTTTCTTAATACTGTTTGGTATTTCATGTTACTGATGCACCTGTGTTTTTCTGTTTCATGTGAGGTGTTTGTGCACATTATGACAATGAGGTGTTATTTGGCAACTTAAGCAAAACTAGCCATTGCTGAGAGGATAACAACAGTTAAAGTCCGTATGGAGATGAAAGCAAATTTGTCACAAGAAGCAGTCCAAATTATTACTAATACAAATCCTGATGAACTACCGATGTAAGGTATAGGAGCACCCAGTTGACAAGCTGCACTATAATTATGTTCTATAAAATTAAAATGTGGTAtgacttttatttattttgaaaataagaaaaaaggattcttaataaaaacaaattaaaatgtccaatggaaaaataaagaaattctttgCAATATGACATTATAGTTTGCAGGAGTCATGTAAAATTAACAAACTAAATATTTGTTGCTAACATCCAGTGCTGATATAAGTAATCAGTTTCAAAATAATGTGGGCCTCTCTCtatcttttcttctttttatttttttaaaaaactatatgAGATGCagtaatgtaataatttcatgacaaataattattttattgagaTTCATCAGTTTTTCAGTAGGAAATAATGAAGGACTGATATATATCTTGTTATGCTGAAGTATCAAAGTCTGATGCACTTACGAGACTTACGAGGCTTATATTTTCCAGTGTAATACACCACATAAGCAGGATAAAACTCATTATCAGAAAATTTGACAATAACTTGACGGTTTGGCTTGACTGTAGTGTCATACCTCAGTTTTCTTAATTCATCTTTGTAAGGTGGTAAAACCATGTCTGGATTTCCCTCAGTTTCATCTGCTATGATGACTCTGAAAACGAACATAATTTTTTCCACCGTATTTTTGTCTGAGTAATGACTTGCATAACATGAAATAGGAGTCAGTGATACCCCTTTCCCAAAGATATTTCCAGTTATAGATCCATGTTTTCTCCAGTCAAGATTTTTTTCACAGATTgaagaaatatttttgattttagtACCATGGAAGAGGTATTCTTCTTTAATATGACCATATCTGGACATCATTTCTGCTTTTCTCAAAAGATAATAACTATATAAAAAAGGATTTTGCACTTCAACTATTTTGGTGATATTAAAATGCTTTTGTGTAGTACCCTGAAACAATGTTTTTATCATACTGTATTTAGCACTAATACAAGAAATACCAACTAATTTGAATACTTCATCCTGTAATAAGGCTGCCCAGGATGTTTCTTGTTCAAAGACGATCATATGAAGactcttttctgatttattttttgcactgtcTGCCACTTCCTTATTTCCTTTTTCAACCAAATGTAAGCTGTGGTTTTCTGCAGCATGTACTTCATTAGGTGTTACTATCGCATCTGATGGTGTCTCAGCTGGAAGCATACAGTGATTATCTTCATCATGTACTTCATTAGGTGTTAGTATTATGTCTGATGGCGTCTCATTGTTTCCTTCTTCTTCTGGACTCAGTTGGTTCGATGTGAATGTGTCATTTGAGATGAATTCCTCACACACTAGCTTTGTAATTCCCCTATTTTCCGCATTCTGATTTCTATTCTCAGTGACCAGAACAGCAATTTCTTTCACAGAACTTCCTGAGCCTGATTCATCAGAAACTGTTTCATTTCTTTCTGAACCATCTTCAATTTCTGATTTATTGATTTCTTTTGCTGTACATGAGCAGTTATTTTTTCCATAAGGTGCTTCATTCAGTGTGGTTGTTTCCTTATTCTGAGGCTTTTGATTTTGATCTTCCaacattattatttccttttgaGGATATTCCATGCCTGAATTATCATTTTCTGGCCTCTTGGACACACTTATTAATACTTCCTGGCCTACTGAGGCTGGTTTCACACCTTGTATTTCTTGATCATGGAATTTTTCCAGTGACTTGGGAAACAGTCTCTCTTCTTGATTGTCCACTGTGGACATTTTGCTCTTTGTTAGTCCCTTATATGCTGCTTCCTCTTCAGCTTCATTTATCTTTCTTTTCCCAACTGTAGAATAGCAATCAATTTTGTTATGAAACACTTCACTTGTTATTGTTTTCTTGCTTAAAGCATTTTGATCATCATTACTGTTGTCTTCATGAAATGAATCTGCAGTTATATTAAGAGGAAAGCCAGCAACTAACTGTTGAGACTCTTGTTCATTTATATTACTTTCTGACTCCTTATCTGACTGAGTACAAACATGAAAATCTTCTATGTTGTTCACAACAATTTCTTCAGTCTTTAATTTGTGTTCTGTTTTTAGCTTCTTTGTTGGTTGAGCCGTAGACATCTCATCTTCTTTTCCCTTCAATAATGTTACACACCGATCTAGACCAGATTGTATGTTTGCTTCATTATAGCCATGTGCTTCTCTCAGTTGTTGTGCAACTATGTCCACACCTGATAGTAAACAGCTTTGTGAGCTGTTTCCATATTTCACAAACTTGGTGTTGTCTTCCAGGTATGTGTCTTTTACATCAAGTTTCCCAGAAGCTTCCTGAATATGTATATTTTGTATATCCATAGTACTTGTAACTTATCTCCTGCCTGTAAAGGAAGCAGATATGACTGGTAAGTTATTACTGCATTTAACAGGCATTATAAACACTAGACAGAAATGATGAAATGCAACCACTCATTTTTTTATGATTGATGCATGATACACACATGTAACAGCACAGAAACTTTACCTTTTACACCTTAAAATTTTCTTGCTCCATACATCTAACCCACATCCATTGCCACATTAATTTCCTCTCACTCCACTCCTCTCAATCTGAGTAACAGCTCATAAATGGTTAGCGTATGGGTGTGTTTGAGTGACAGTGTGTGAGTGTGCAGAAAGTATAACAGCTTGAAAGTTATGAACAATCTCtctattatatatacagggtgcgtcaaaaaaatgtatacacactttgaactgtcatacacaatttatttcccattctacaaggttaaatatctgtgagaaagtaatgttatgtttcttcggcaggtggcagcagtggcaagaaagtaactgcaacatggcggatgtGCTTTTGAGCTTTGAAGTTTGGAAGCAGATAATTaaatggtactggaagtttgagaatgtagctgcagttcgaagacagtggagaagtgagtatggtacagaaccaccttcaaggttaacaattacacgtctacgagacaaattcgaaattcatggaacagtgtgtgatgtgcatacaggtcgatcagggcgacctcataCAGCTAcaggtgatgattccacaactgcggtcttggaactgtttcagcgttcgcctcaaaaatcttcaaggcaagcggcacgtgagagtaatgtaagtgccagTAgtatgctacgcattctgaagaaagacaAGTTTCGGGTGTAcactccaaggctggtgcaacagcaaagtgacgacgatccagatcaaaggttagaattttgtgaatgggttcaggagatggtgagatgtgaaccgggatttatgggtagcataatttggtcggatgaagcccaattccgactcaatggaactgtcaataggcacaattatgtgtactgggctgaagataatacttacattacagttgaaaagactgtgaatttgcctggtgtaaatgtgtggtgtggtttgtctgcaaggggagtcattgggcctttccgctttgaaggtactgttactggagaaatgtACCTAACAAtccttgctgactccatattccctgccattcatgcattatacggtaatgatgagttttatttccaacaagatggcgccccaccaCACTATTATAGGgatgtacgagcatacctggatcacaatgtgccaggccagtggataggacgcaggggaccgatTGAGTTTCCTGCACcctctccagacctcacaccactggatttcttcttatggggcacagttaaaagatgaggtgtacaaacgtaaaccacgtaaacctggacactttggaatgagattcaggcagtgtgcgcagaaatctcattggacactttggtacgatgtatggaatcagtggtgactcacaCTCAGTAATGTACTGatactgaaggccaccagtttgaacattaatcaaatttgcaaagtacatttatttttccaattgaactttaagctttccatttccagaaatttaacattgtagaatgggaaataaattttctatgcacCCTGTATATTTTTACAATATATCAATCAGCCATAGGTGAGTGATTGCCTTTCCTGATTTATGgattttcattcacaatatcccgcCCGTCTAGCCCAATGCAATTTCCTGTAACACCACTTAGTGACACCTGTTGCCACTGCAAGCCTGTCACTGGTCACCAAGGCCTTCAAAAGCTCAACTTCACCTTTTGCCAGGGCTTCTACACATCTTTATGTGCCTTGAGTTAAGGCATATCTTACCCAAAATATTGCCCTCAGTACAAAAAGCAGTATTCCATCACCTAACCAGCCTATGGAGTACCCTAGTTCATCCCTATGATATACCCTGCACCAAATCCTACACCATTACAACATCCACACCTACTATGGTACCCATCCCTGTGGATGAACAAGGTGAAATACATGTTCTGTACATCTATTCACTAACTACCACTGCACTCCTGATCAGGCTCATATAGTCCTTAAAAAATCGCATTACACAACACACATGAAGGCAGTCAAGTTACACTAGATGCATTGCAGAAATTACCAGTTTGGTCAACTCAATACATCTGTTTTTCAGAGAGTGTTCTCCTTCAATACAAAAGTATTTCCAAAGTTTCTGCACTTCTTTCATCAACATGCATCAGTCAGCTACACGGTGAGTGTTTAGATTTCCTTGTTTGTACTTATTACAAATGTCCTGAAATTACTGTTTtgcaaaataattatataaaaatgataaaaattcttCATTTTATAATAAAATCTATGTATGACAATGTTTACAACAGATAGTCGATGACAAGGACACTTCCTATGTCGAGAAATACTCCCAATTATTAAAGAATTGAGAACAATGAAGTATCAACCTCTGTTTTGGAAACATTCTGGATCAAACtgaaattttctgtgaaaaaacattttcttatgtttaatacaaattTAAGGAAAATAGATCTACATGAATCAAAACAAAATAACCAAAACTTCAAACTATTATTAGAAAAACAGAATGAACTGACGTGAATATTTACACATCACCACTATCACCCTTGATAGCGATAAGATTTTTAGCCCGGTAAATTTGGATGATTTAAAATGTTGCATGTACAAACTCATCCCATCCCTTGAGATATACACGACTAAGATAAAATAATACAAATACCCATTCAATATAGCATAGAGCTATCTatagcacaaacacaaacacaaaacacactcaTGTACACAATTCTTTAACACTCAAAtttatgggacccataccaaataggactaacaagggacaATGAATATTTGCAAGGGTCACTATGAAGGTAACATGTTAGTTTGACCAACAGGAAAGTGTCAAAGAAATGCTGTAAAACCTGAAGTGGCACACACTTGAAGACTATTTCCCATGCAAATGCTTACTTATTAATATTTAAGTACCAAGTGAAGAATCTTGGAATATACTACAAACTCCTATGTATCATTCCCATAGGGATCACAAGGACAAGATTAGACTACATATTGCTGCACAGACATGCAGTCATTCTTCCTCACACTCTGTGCTCAAATGGAGTGGGATAGAACCATGTTAGCCTAAATGGTGCAATGGAAAGTATTCTCTAaaatgcagagtatagatgtaaacatAGCCATGTAAAGAGAGATGGTCCCTATCACAGAAATTAATCTGATATATCTTTGGCAGTAGAATAAATTCTAGCACTGCAATTTTGGTCCCTTAAGCCACTCCTTTTCAATCAGCCTTAAAGTATGCAGGCAGTAAGTCATCTGTTATGAGTAATATCAAGTATACCTTTGTAGGTTACACACTCAAGTGCATGTGGAGAAAGTAAGACATCACAATCAAAGTGATAAATATGCACTTTGCAGTATCTTGGGTTGGCTGTCATGAATGCTGAAGTATGTATTACACAAAGGGAAGGTCTTACATCATAAAAAGCAGGAAATTTGCATGAACTTATGAAGGCAAACAAGACACATCCATGTAAATACGAAATAGAAACAGGATAAGGCAGATACTGCATAAGGACTCATTGTGATTTCCACAGCCATCAAAGCCAAGTCCTATAAACAGCAGTTGAGCAATCTGAAAAAGGCAGGCAAAAGACAAGATGAATTACAGCGCTAGCCATTAAAACTGGAACATCAGGGAAGACAGCAAGTAAGAAGATTTACTTTTGTGCATACTCAATTCAATTAAGCTTCCCAGCGTggttgcaaattttcttggagtaccattaCTGTATTGTCTCATGTTAGGTTCTTTATTATGTCAAAATGCCATACGTGCCAGAAGATGaatatgtgcacttgaaattcagcaaacagttacagcttgccaatagtgtggaatgaaacacttcatttaaaataaattgactgtctctgtagaaaaaaattaatgaaagccaaattcctttagcaaacagacaaaaataacttcagtgttctgcaaggcaattaatgcaacTACCAAAAATGGGGcaataaaatgaaatcagaaaactgaaactggtGACATATTTCAACCTTCTGTAATTATATACTTTATTTTTTTTGATAGCTCCTAGCCACAGAAATCCATCTTGCTTTCATCTGATGTGAAAGCTGTAGATGGAGAGGAAACAGAAAATCATTAAACGCAAACACAGATCTTGTAGAGACTATCCCCTCCCCACTACTACTCAGACCGCTCTGCGCATGCATGAATCTGGAAGCTTGGGAGCACCAGAAAAATGTttctgggtagcatctggctgcttgttgctcATGCTAATACAGTTAgcagccacacttcaagtagccaCAAGTGGGAAAAGGTACTGCTCACACGCGACTCAACGGCGCATGTGcatgagcccgctggcaactgcgcATTGcatgagcccgctggcaactgcgcAAACAGACCTAATGTAAACAGTAGTGACATCACGCTCGCTGGGAACAGTTTGTTGATATTAAGTAGTGCTTCGTCCTACAGCCTTTAACGCATTTTTCTATTGGCAGATGATGGTGTGTGCACTGTGCTTTGTTATTCTCATAAATGACACATTTACTTtgtaacttaagttttattttggttttttctctcattcatattttactgttgcagtagtgggatacagtaattttttttttgttagagtatcagttcctctcagtcaaaacaacaaaaaattaattgaaatccAAAACAATGAACAATTCCTGGAACTCTGAAAAATTCCCATGTTTTTCTCAATTTTCTTCCAGAGGAAGAAATGaccaggtttttcccagatttcccggttgtcCATGGACATGCATATACACAACGAGAACACAATATAattattgctaacacttggtttaagaatcataaaagaaggtcataaatgtggaagacacctggagacacaggaggttgattatataatggttagacagagatttgggaaccagattttaaaattgtaagacattccaagGGGCAGTGTAGACTCTGgggtacgaactgtagattaaaaatgaagaaattggaaaaagtagGGGACAGGTTCttcataagttgaaagaaccagaggttcagagggagcattaggctatGGTtgactagaatggaggaaaggaaTATCGTAGAATATGAGTGGGTAGcttcaagagatgaaatagtgaaggcaacaggggatcaaatacgtaaaaagacaaaccctagtagaagtccttggatcACACAAGACATAATGAATCTAACTGATGgatgggaaaattttaaaaatgcagcaaatggagcaggTCAAAGGAAATACAAATCTTTAAAAAAGCGAGATTGACAGGAAGCACCAAATTCCTACGTAGGAagggccagaggacaaatgtaaggatttagaagcatatttcattaggggaaagatagataccacctacatgaaaattaaagtggcctttggggaaaagagaagcagctgtatgcatACCAAGAGCTGATATGGTAAACCAGCCCTAAGTGAaaggtgaaaggtggaaggagtatacagagtatctatacaagggagatgaccttgaaagcaatattatagaaagagaagtggacatagatgaaaataggatgggacatacaatactgtgagaagaatttgacaaagctctgaaagatctaagtcaaaacaaggccctgggaatagatgatattccatcagaactactggtagtcttgggacagccagccattacaaaactcctccatctggtgTACAAGATATATG
This window encodes:
- the LOC126267368 gene encoding uncharacterized protein LOC126267368 — encoded protein: MDIQNIHIQEASGKLDVKDTYLEDNTKFVKYGNSSQSCLLSGVDIVAQQLREAHGYNEANIQSGLDRCVTLLKGKEDEMSTAQPTKKLKTEHKLKTEEIVVNNIEDFHVCTQSDKESESNINEQESQQLVAGFPLNITADSFHEDNSNDDQNALSKKTITSEVFHNKIDCYSTVGKRKINEAEEEAAYKGLTKSKMSTVDNQEERLFPKSLEKFHDQEIQGVKPASVGQEVLISVSKRPENDNSGMEYPQKEIIMLEDQNQKPQNKETTTLNEAPYGKNNCSCTAKEINKSEIEDGSERNETVSDESGSGSSVKEIAVLVTENRNQNAENRGITKLVCEEFISNDTFTSNQLSPEEEGNNETPSDIILTPNEVHDEDNHCMLPAETPSDAIVTPNEVHAAENHSLHLVEKGNKEVADSAKNKSEKSLHMIVFEQETSWAALLQDEVFKLVGISCISAKYSMIKTLFQGTTQKHFNITKIVEVQNPFLYSYYLLRKAEMMSRYGHIKEEYLFHGTKIKNISSICEKNLDWRKHGSITGNIFGKGVSLTPISCYASHYSDKNTVEKIMFVFRVIIADETEGNPDMVLPPYKDELRKLRYDTTVKPNRQVIVKFSDNEFYPAYVVYYTGKYKPRKSRKCIRL